The following are from one region of the Salvia hispanica cultivar TCC Black 2014 chromosome 1, UniMelb_Shisp_WGS_1.0, whole genome shotgun sequence genome:
- the LOC125210184 gene encoding malate dehydrogenase, glyoxysomal: MQQSADINRRIAQISSHINPPINQVEEGNLWRSDCRAKGGSPGFKVAILGAAGGIGQPLAMLMKMNPLVSVLHLYDVVNSPGVTADISHMDTGAVVRGFLGQNQLEDALTGMDLVIIPAGVPRKPGMTRDDLFNINAGIVKTISEGIAKCCPKAIVNLISNPVNSTVPIAAEVFKKAGTYDPRRLLGVTMLDVVRANTFVAEVLGLDPREVSVPVVGGHAGVTILPLLSQVKPACSFTKEETEYLTSRIQNGGTEVVEAKAGAGSATLSMAYAAVKFADACLRGLRGDAGVIECAFVPSQVTELPFFASRVRLGRSGVEEIYPLGPLNEYERVGLEKAKKELGGSIDKGVSFAKK, encoded by the exons ATGCAGCAGAGTGCGGATATTAATCGACGAATTGCCCAAATTTCAAGTCACATCAATCCCCCAATTAATCAG GTGGAGGAGGGGAACTTATGGCGCTCGGATTGCCGGGCAAAAGGCGGCTCTCCGGGTTTCAAGGTGGCGATATTGGGGGCGGCTGGAGGCATAGGCCAGCCTCTGGCGATGTTGATGAAGATGAATCCTTTGGTCTCGGTGCTCCATCTTTATGATGTTGTCAACTCCCCTGGCGTCACGGCAGATATCAGCCATATGGACACCGGCGCTGTG GTTCGTGGTTTCCTGGGTCAAAATCAGTTGGAGGATGCACTGACCGGGATGGACCTTGTAATCATACCTGCTGGTGTTCCCAGAAAACCTGGAATGACAAGGGATGATCTTTTCAACATTAATGCAGGAATCGTAAAGACTATATCTGAAGGAATTGCTAAGTGCTGCCCTAAGGCCATTGTTAACTTAATCAGTAATCCTGTGAATTCTACAGTACCGATTGCTGCAGAGGTTTTTAAGAAGGCTGGGACCTATGATCCAAGGCGACTCCTAGGAGTTACTATGCTTGATGTAGTTAGAGCTAATACCTTTGTG GCTGAAGTGTTGGGGCTAGATCCACGGGAAGTTAGTGTTCCAGTTGTAGGAGGCCATGCTGGTGTAACAATACTGCCCCTTCTGTCACAG GTAAAACCTGCATGCTCTTTCACCAAAGAAGAGACTGAGTATCTGACATCTCGCATCCAGAATGGGGGGACTGAAGTAGTTGAG GCCAAAGCTGGTGCAGGTTCTGCTACTCTTTCTATG GCATATGCAGCAGTCAAATTTGCTGATGCTTGCTTGAGGGGATTGAGGGGAGATGCCGGTGTCATTGAATGCGCATTTGTGCCTTCTCAg GTAACTGAGCTTCCATTCTTTGCATCAAGAGTGCGCCTTGGACGCAGCGGAGTTGAGGAAATCTACCCTCTTGGTCCACTTAATGAATATGAAAG GGTCGGTCTGGAGAAGGCAAAGAAGGAGTTGGGTGGAAGCATAGATAAGGGTGTGTCCTTCGCAAAGAAATAA